The following are encoded together in the Vigna unguiculata cultivar IT97K-499-35 chromosome 2, ASM411807v1, whole genome shotgun sequence genome:
- the LOC114174125 gene encoding WEB family protein At2g17940 isoform X2: MHVSGLIKMQVEGSAQTRGGAMAAELEETKQSLEGAREEASMLVQRIKTLKKELEQTKKELEDTKAREKRLLQGRDDPEIEDLKFIANATNVETKTPSNEESVEFQKRRYVKFASPHALAHVIPNRGELLGRPPSVKKTKRKPLMPLIGWLFSKKKGSHEIDSPRP, encoded by the coding sequence ATGCATGTGTCTGGACTGATTAAGATGCAAGTTGAAGGGAGTGCACAAACCAGAGGTGGGGCAATGGCTGCTGAGCTAGAAGAAACAAAGCAAAGTCTTGAGGGAGCCAGAGAAGAAGCTAGCATGCTGGTTCAGCGCATCAAGACCCTGAAGAAGGAACTGGAACAGACAAAGAAAGAACTTGAAGACACAAAAGCAAGGGAGAAAAGGTTGCTGCAGGGACGGGATGATCCAGAGATTGAAGACCTCAAGTTCATTGCAAATGCAACCAATGTGGAAACCAAAACACCAAGCAATGAGGAGAGTGTTGAGTTTCAAAAGAGAAGATATGTGAAATTCGCTAGTCCTCATGCACTTGCTCATGTGATTCCTAACAGGGGTGAATTGCTTGGGAGACCCCCTTCTGTCAAGAAGACTAAGAGGAAGCCATTGATGCCTTTGATAGGATGGCTTTTCTCTAAAAAGAAAGGAAGCCATGAAATTGACTCTCCCAGACCCTGA
- the LOC114170853 gene encoding transcription initiation factor TFIID subunit 14b-like, whose protein sequence is MNQAVRVPPISRQGEHLSDDGASAIKPSRLKIAIPSEDFDKKNSNRRIKDVEICVPIVYGTIAFYLGRKASESQSHKWTVYVRGASNEDLGVVIKRVVFQLHPSFNNPTRVVESPPFELSESGWGEFEIAITLYFHSDVCEKQLDLYHHLKLYPEDESGPQSTKKPVVVESYNEIVFPEPSEGFLARIQNHPVVNVPRLPAALNLPSPVPIDTMSDKERGDTKDHSLSQWFLNFSEADELLKLAAARQQVQAHIVKLRRQLSLVEGLPQLSKPPSGYECT, encoded by the exons ATGAATCAGGCAGTACGAGTGCCACCAATTTCT AGACAAGGTGAGCATTTGTCCGACGATGGTGCATCTGCCATTAAACCCTCTCGCCTCAAAATAGCAATACCATCTGAGGATTTCGACAAGAAG AATTCGAACAGGAGGATCAAAGATGTTGAAATTTGTGTCCCGATAGTGTATGGGACCATTGCATTCTATCTTGGTAGGAAGGCCAGTGA GTCTCAATCACACAAATGGACAGTGTATGTACGCGGAGCTTCGAATGAAGATCTTGGGGTGGTGATTAAGCGGGTTGTGTTTCAATTACATCCTAGTTTTAATAACCCCACTAGAGTTGTGGAGTCGCCACCGTTTGAATTGTCAGAAAGCGGTTGGGGTGAATTTGAAATAGCCATTACTCTCTATTTCCACAGTGATGTCTGTGAAAAACAGTTGGATTT GTATCACCATTTGAAATTATATCCAGAAGATGAATCTGGCCCCCAGTCTACAAAAAAACCTGTAGTTGTTGAATCTTATAATGAGATTGTTTTTCCTGAACCCTCTGAGGGTTTTCTTGCACGTATACAGAATCATCCTGTTGTTAATGTGCCTAGGCTTCCTGCTGCTTTGAATTTACCAAGTCCTG TACCAATTGACACTATGAGTGACAAGGAGAGAGGTGACACCAAAGATCATTCTCTAAGCCAATGGTTCTTGAACTTCTCCGAGGCGGATGAGCTCTTAAAACTTGCAGCAGCACGCCAGCAG GTGCAAGCTCACATTGTTAAGCTGCGAAGACAATTAAGTTTGGTGGAGGGGCTACCTCAGCTGTCAAAACCACCCTCTGGTTATGAATGTacatga
- the LOC114174177 gene encoding uncharacterized protein LOC114174177 yields the protein MATDENADLLDVKSEMSESHETWKQEISGSQSEVDVLQTELTEGKACNNGSDGEGKKELRVLWQRVKTASTLLTYLKSKARLMAVPHLAHTACGIKQLEGVGFVDKNGIPLSGWSSNVDLSSFDDADEESWMEISHQHGSFDEQDAAYIGEILKSVQMVADVMEALVKRVFLAESETAIEKGKVSVSQEEIKRKSTQLENVSMKLEEMERFALNTNSILNEMRQRVEDLVEETTRQRERAAENEEELSRVKREFESLKSYVSGLITVRETLLSSEKQFRTIERLFEKLVAKTTQLEGEKMQKEAEVQKLMQENVRLSALLDKKEAQLLALNEQCKVMALSASNM from the exons ATGGCAACAGATGAAAATGCTGACCTGTTAGATGTGAAGTCCGAGATGAGTGAATCACATGAAACATGGAAGCAAGAGATTTCAGGAAGCCAATCCGAAGTAGATGTATTGCAGACAGAACTTACAGAGGGAAAGGCTTGCAATAATGGTTCAGATGGAGAAGGAAAAAAGGAATTGAGGGTTCTTTGGCAAAGAGTGAAGACTGCTTCTACATTGTTGACTTACTTGAAATCAAAAGCTAGGCTCATGGCTGTTCCTCATCTAGCCCATACAGCTTGTGGCATCAAACAATTAGAGGGGGTAGGCTTTGTTGACAAAAATGGGATACCATTATCAGGTTGGTCCAGCAATGTTGACCTTTCTTCATTTGATGACGCAGATGAAGAATCTTGGATGGAAATTAGCCATCAGCATGGTTCCTTTGACGAACAAGATGCGGCTTATATAGGAGAGATACTCAAGTCTGTACAAATGGTTGCAGATGTGATGGAAGCCCTTGTCAAAAGAGTTTTCTTGGCTGAGTCAGAAACTGCAATAGAAAAGGGAAAAGTAAGTGTAAGCCAGGAAGAAATTAAGCGGAAGTCTACACAGTTAGAGAACGTGTCTATGAAATTAGAGGAAATGGAGCGTTTTGCTTTGAATACAAACAGTATTCTAAATGAAATGCGGCAGAGAGTTGAGGACTTGGTGGAAGAAACAACCAGACAGAGAGAACGAGCTgctgaaaatgaagaagaactTTCTAGAGTGAAGCGAGAATTTGAGTCTCTGAAATCATACGTTAGTGGTCTAATCACAGTAAGAGAAACCTTGCTTTCTTCGGAGAAACAATTTCGAACTATTGAGAGGCTGTTTGAAAA GCTAGTTGCAAAGACTACACAATTAGAGGGTGAGAAGATGCAGAAAGAGGCTGAAGTTCAGAAACTTATGCAAGAGAATGTCAGGTTGAGTGCACTGCTTGACAAGAAAGAGGCTCAACTTCTTGCATTGAATGAACAATGTAAGGTAATGGCCTTAAGTGCTTCAAACATGTAA
- the LOC114174125 gene encoding WEB family protein At2g17940 isoform X1, translating to MVIMERTEIDTRAPFKSVKEAVMLFGEKVLVGEIYANKLKEMQVEGSAQTRGGAMAAELEETKQSLEGAREEASMLVQRIKTLKKELEQTKKELEDTKAREKRLLQGRDDPEIEDLKFIANATNVETKTPSNEESVEFQKRRYVKFASPHALAHVIPNRGELLGRPPSVKKTKRKPLMPLIGWLFSKKKGSHEIDSPRP from the exons ATGGTGATCATGGAACGCACAGAGATTGACACTCGTGCCCCATTCAAGTCTGTTAAAGAAGCAGTTATGTTGTTCGGAGAAAAAGTATTAGTTGGGGAAATTTATGCCAACAAGCTCAAAGAG ATGCAAGTTGAAGGGAGTGCACAAACCAGAGGTGGGGCAATGGCTGCTGAGCTAGAAGAAACAAAGCAAAGTCTTGAGGGAGCCAGAGAAGAAGCTAGCATGCTGGTTCAGCGCATCAAGACCCTGAAGAAGGAACTGGAACAGACAAAGAAAGAACTTGAAGACACAAAAGCAAGGGAGAAAAGGTTGCTGCAGGGACGGGATGATCCAGAGATTGAAGACCTCAAGTTCATTGCAAATGCAACCAATGTGGAAACCAAAACACCAAGCAATGAGGAGAGTGTTGAGTTTCAAAAGAGAAGATATGTGAAATTCGCTAGTCCTCATGCACTTGCTCATGTGATTCCTAACAGGGGTGAATTGCTTGGGAGACCCCCTTCTGTCAAGAAGACTAAGAGGAAGCCATTGATGCCTTTGATAGGATGGCTTTTCTCTAAAAAGAAAGGAAGCCATGAAATTGACTCTCCCAGACCCTGA